In Prosthecochloris sp. GSB1, the following proteins share a genomic window:
- a CDS encoding prohibitin family protein, translating to MSSLLFLGIVLLFIGFTARTLSPSLFRFSNLFKTGGVIAIVLGLLTASIRIVEPGKVGVQVLFGQVQKTILSSGLNIINPLVKVELFDITTQTYTMSGTETELSQLSDAPIRVLSADGLEVTIDMTVVYRINPSRTPDIRRELGPGLSYIDKIVRPTARTRIRDNAVIYNAVDLYSKKRDEFQTNIFESINADFEKRGIILENLLVRNISLPASVKAAIEAKINAEQEAQKMEFVLQKETQEAERKRVEAKGITDYQNIISQSLNDRLLKYEQIKALQNLVKSENSKVIILGDSKNASMLIGDK from the coding sequence ATGAGTTCGTTACTTTTTCTCGGCATCGTCCTGCTCTTCATCGGCTTCACCGCCAGGACGCTCAGTCCGTCCCTGTTCCGCTTTTCCAACCTCTTCAAGACCGGAGGCGTCATCGCGATCGTTCTCGGCCTGCTTACGGCGAGCATCCGTATCGTCGAGCCCGGCAAGGTGGGCGTTCAGGTGCTCTTCGGACAGGTTCAGAAAACCATCCTGAGCAGCGGACTCAATATCATCAATCCACTGGTCAAGGTGGAGCTTTTCGATATCACCACGCAGACTTATACCATGTCGGGCACGGAAACCGAGCTTTCCCAACTCAGCGACGCGCCCATCAGGGTGCTCAGCGCGGACGGCCTCGAAGTCACGATCGACATGACCGTGGTGTACCGGATCAATCCGTCCAGAACCCCCGACATCAGAAGAGAGCTCGGCCCCGGACTTTCCTATATCGACAAGATCGTACGGCCGACGGCGCGCACCCGGATACGTGACAACGCCGTCATCTACAACGCCGTCGATCTCTACTCGAAAAAAAGAGACGAATTTCAGACGAACATTTTCGAGAGCATCAACGCGGACTTCGAGAAAAGAGGCATTATTCTCGAAAACCTGCTTGTGCGTAACATCTCTCTCCCCGCTTCGGTGAAAGCGGCTATCGAAGCCAAGATCAATGCGGAACAGGAAGCCCAGAAAATGGAGTTCGTGCTGCAGAAAGAAACCCAGGAAGCAGAAAGAAAACGGGTGGAAGCCAAGGGCATCACCGACTACCAGAACATCATTTCCCAGTCGCTCAACGACCGGCTGCTGAAATACGAGCAGATCAAGGCGCTGCAGAACCTCGTCAAAAGCGAAAACTCGAAGGTGATCATTCTGGGTGACAGTAAAAACGCCTCGATGCTGATCGGGGACAAATAA
- a CDS encoding LptF/LptG family permease — MKLLEKYIARQFLSTYVFASISFTALFLLINLIENLDEFIDNTPPLQELLRYYLSLVPETILLTSPISSLLAALFVTGRLAASSELPAMKAAGAALRQIIRPFALTALLLSVLNILNAGWISPKSAEFKNGFEATWFNKKFDDLLDDGDIRILESRNRILSIGTLDKTTLTGLDVSLETFDGPAITRRIDAATIAYDAALDRWIFSRTQTRTFGENSFTFLENPGRDTLKLALNASSFRDLAARPDEMDLFQHLRYIEEKKNAGFSNLGKAIVKFHSKIALPAATLIIIFIGVPLSARKKRSGLALETGISLLIGFIYLGLEKTLSTIGYRNIMDPALAAWLPNLLFLAVGALIYRNTNT; from the coding sequence ATGAAGCTTCTGGAAAAATATATCGCACGGCAGTTCCTTTCAACCTACGTGTTCGCAAGCATCAGCTTCACCGCCCTGTTCCTGCTCATCAATCTCATCGAAAACCTCGACGAGTTCATCGACAACACGCCGCCCCTCCAGGAACTGCTTCGTTACTACCTGAGCCTCGTCCCCGAAACCATTCTCCTGACATCACCGATCAGCTCTCTTCTGGCCGCCCTCTTCGTGACCGGACGCCTCGCGGCATCGAGCGAACTGCCGGCAATGAAAGCCGCCGGAGCCGCTCTTCGTCAGATAATCAGGCCTTTCGCCCTGACGGCGCTCCTGCTTTCGGTGCTCAACATCCTCAATGCAGGCTGGATAAGCCCAAAATCGGCCGAATTCAAGAACGGCTTCGAAGCCACCTGGTTCAACAAGAAATTCGACGACCTGCTCGATGACGGCGACATCAGGATTCTTGAATCGCGAAACCGCATCCTTTCGATCGGCACACTCGACAAAACTACGCTGACGGGACTGGATGTTTCCCTAGAAACATTTGACGGTCCGGCCATAACCCGGAGAATAGATGCCGCGACAATCGCCTACGACGCGGCCCTAGACCGGTGGATTTTCTCCCGGACCCAGACCAGGACCTTCGGTGAGAACAGCTTCACCTTCCTTGAAAATCCCGGACGTGACACGCTGAAGCTCGCTCTGAACGCCTCCTCTTTCAGGGACCTCGCGGCCCGTCCGGATGAAATGGACCTGTTCCAGCACCTGCGCTACATTGAAGAAAAAAAGAACGCCGGATTCTCGAACCTCGGCAAGGCCATCGTGAAATTTCACTCGAAAATTGCCCTCCCGGCGGCCACCCTGATCATCATCTTCATCGGCGTTCCGCTTTCGGCCCGCAAGAAACGCAGCGGACTTGCGCTCGAGACAGGCATCAGCCTGCTTATCGGGTTCATCTACCTCGGACTGGAAAAAACGCTGTCCACCATCGGTTACAGAAACATCATGGATCCCGCGCTGGCGGCATGGCTGCCGAACCTCCTGTTCCTTGCTGTGGGAGCGCTGATCTACAGAAACACCAACACGTAA
- a CDS encoding SAM hydrolase/SAM-dependent halogenase family protein has product MAHRNQPPIVLLTDFGLRDPYVGIMKGVIAGIAPRSPVIDLTHHVSPQDIRQGAFLLETSAPYFPSGTIFVAVVDPGVGTARRAIALVDDRGLVFVSPDNGLLSGILGNRGIRACYAITNKARMLPEQSSTFHGRDLFAPAAAHLAAGAGPESLGEAVSAESCVRIAFPENATRDGGWTWNGEIVHADIYGNLVTSLPGDLASANDGTCLLTVNGRNAPLYATYGDVGEGRLVAYRGSSGFLEIAVRNGSAASVLGADAGTGVMLRNPSRPQPPRRR; this is encoded by the coding sequence ATGGCGCATCGAAACCAGCCGCCGATCGTCCTGCTGACCGATTTCGGCCTCAGGGACCCCTACGTCGGCATCATGAAAGGCGTCATAGCGGGAATCGCTCCCCGGTCGCCGGTCATAGACCTGACACACCATGTCTCCCCGCAGGATATCCGGCAAGGCGCTTTCCTTCTGGAAACCTCCGCGCCCTATTTTCCCTCGGGCACGATCTTCGTCGCGGTCGTAGACCCCGGCGTCGGCACCGCAAGAAGAGCCATAGCCCTCGTCGACGACCGCGGCCTTGTTTTCGTCTCTCCCGATAACGGACTTCTGAGCGGCATCCTCGGTAACCGGGGGATACGGGCCTGCTACGCCATAACGAACAAGGCCCGCATGCTGCCGGAACAGAGTTCGACCTTCCATGGAAGAGACCTGTTCGCGCCGGCCGCCGCCCATCTTGCCGCGGGCGCAGGGCCGGAAAGCCTCGGTGAAGCCGTCAGCGCCGAAAGCTGCGTAAGAATCGCGTTCCCCGAAAACGCCACGCGGGACGGTGGATGGACCTGGAACGGAGAGATCGTCCACGCCGATATCTACGGCAACCTCGTCACGTCGCTCCCCGGCGACCTGGCCAGTGCGAACGACGGCACGTGCCTGCTGACGGTAAACGGCCGGAACGCGCCGCTGTACGCAACCTACGGGGATGTCGGGGAAGGGCGGCTTGTCGCTTACAGGGGTAGCAGCGGTTTTCTGGAAATTGCCGTGAGAAACGGCAGCGCGGCCTCGGTGCTCGGTGCGGATGCTGGAACCGGAGTCATGCTTCGGAACCCTTCGCGCCCGCAACCGCCTCGTCGGCGTTGA
- a CDS encoding potassium channel family protein, giving the protein MSTGRQEKYALVGMGDFGSQLAVTLAKKGIEVLAIDSSMEHLEEIKDIVERTVCLDATEEKALESQAIEEFDAVIICIGDEFEETLLIVTVLRNLGVKRIIARATTTRHAYILRHLDIEEVILPAVDAAYRLANKLALQEQFNRLELSSDYEITEIRTPSVFVGRKVGEIDFRQDFNVVLITIKRIEMQPHFWGLATRDVERFIGVPQPETVIEKDDILLLFGNKKAFESIINADEAVAGAKGSEA; this is encoded by the coding sequence ATGAGTACAGGCAGACAGGAAAAATATGCCCTCGTCGGAATGGGCGATTTCGGTTCGCAGCTTGCGGTGACGCTCGCCAAGAAGGGGATAGAGGTGCTGGCTATCGACTCGAGCATGGAACATCTCGAGGAGATAAAGGATATCGTCGAAAGGACCGTATGCCTTGACGCCACCGAGGAAAAGGCGCTCGAAAGCCAGGCTATCGAGGAGTTCGACGCGGTGATCATCTGTATCGGCGATGAATTCGAGGAAACCCTGCTGATCGTGACCGTGCTGCGCAACCTCGGGGTGAAACGCATCATAGCCAGGGCCACGACGACCCGTCACGCCTACATACTCAGGCATCTCGACATAGAGGAAGTGATTCTGCCTGCGGTAGACGCGGCATACAGGCTTGCCAACAAGCTCGCTCTCCAGGAACAGTTCAACCGTCTCGAACTGTCATCGGACTATGAAATAACCGAGATCCGGACGCCGTCGGTTTTCGTGGGCAGAAAAGTCGGGGAGATCGATTTTCGCCAGGATTTCAATGTCGTGCTTATCACCATAAAGCGTATCGAGATGCAACCTCATTTCTGGGGGCTCGCCACCAGGGACGTCGAGCGGTTCATCGGAGTCCCGCAACCGGAAACGGTTATCGAAAAAGACGACATTCTGCTGCTTTTCGGCAACAAGAAGGCTTTTGAGAGCATTATCAACGCCGACGAGGCGGTTGCGGGCGCGAAGGGTTCCGAAGCATGA
- a CDS encoding TrkH family potassium uptake protein, with product MKSSEEVARFSRRKKSELVLSLFDWVVMLLALPAVISLVAEYGFYLSPAQSETIRLLDHAILWVFALTGLGKLLLVEDKTEYLASHWADMFILFLIAMLLVFPVQIGALMQSIVSGLEPKAIAKIYIVLTQILLILALVPPALRYSQRVMSLNLQPAVLIIMSFLLFILLGTLFLLLPKATVGEPLAAIDAVFMATSAVCVTGLAVVDTATKFTIFGQTIIMILIQVGGLGIMTMTTFFAYVMGGGSGLKQYATLQTLLGEESLGQIRRMVFHVALFTFSFELLGAGILYMEFDAYTFRTDYQQLFFAIFHAISAFCNAGFSLWSENLMAEGIGRDVMGLSTIMVLIVLGGLGFPVIANINAILVYKTQLRFSSRKIDDAVVEDTESMDVFRREKLRERKVRLSLNTRIVLLATLILTTAGALGIFLLEADAALRGMSPAEQLFTSLFHSVSARTAGFNTVDIRGFSLPTLFFLILLMWIGASPGSTGGGIKTTTLAVALLNIFAIVSGRNRIEIFRKQIAPSTVVKAFSTVILSIFYISFAVFLLLITENFGFQDLVFEVVSAVGTVGLSTGITSGLSAPGKWVIIVSMFVGRIGMLSVLMALIKQKSYGRYLYTEENVMIN from the coding sequence TTGAAGAGTTCCGAAGAGGTCGCGCGTTTTTCCAGAAGGAAAAAAAGCGAACTTGTTCTTTCTCTTTTCGACTGGGTCGTCATGTTGCTCGCCCTGCCGGCGGTGATTTCCCTTGTTGCCGAATACGGCTTCTATCTATCCCCTGCGCAGAGCGAGACGATTCGCCTGCTGGATCACGCCATCCTCTGGGTTTTCGCCCTCACCGGTCTCGGAAAACTGCTGCTGGTCGAGGACAAGACAGAATATCTCGCCTCGCACTGGGCGGATATGTTCATTCTGTTTCTGATAGCCATGCTGCTCGTCTTTCCCGTCCAGATCGGAGCGCTCATGCAGTCGATCGTTTCCGGCCTCGAACCCAAGGCTATCGCCAAGATATACATCGTTCTGACGCAGATTCTCCTGATCCTCGCGCTTGTTCCTCCCGCCCTCCGCTACAGCCAGCGCGTCATGTCGCTCAATCTGCAGCCCGCGGTCCTGATCATCATGAGTTTTCTGCTCTTCATCCTTCTTGGAACGCTGTTTTTGCTGTTGCCGAAAGCTACCGTGGGGGAGCCTCTGGCGGCCATCGACGCGGTATTCATGGCGACAAGCGCGGTCTGCGTCACCGGTCTGGCAGTGGTGGACACCGCAACGAAATTCACCATTTTCGGTCAGACGATCATCATGATCCTCATTCAGGTCGGGGGATTGGGCATCATGACCATGACCACTTTTTTTGCCTACGTCATGGGAGGAGGTTCGGGCCTCAAGCAGTACGCTACCTTGCAGACCCTTCTTGGCGAGGAGAGCCTGGGCCAGATCCGCCGCATGGTCTTTCACGTCGCTCTTTTCACCTTTTCCTTCGAGCTGCTCGGGGCGGGAATTCTCTATATGGAGTTCGACGCCTATACCTTCAGGACTGATTACCAGCAGCTCTTCTTCGCGATTTTTCATGCTATATCGGCTTTCTGCAACGCAGGCTTTTCGCTCTGGAGCGAGAACCTGATGGCGGAGGGTATCGGCAGAGACGTCATGGGCCTGTCAACCATCATGGTGCTGATTGTTCTCGGAGGACTCGGCTTTCCCGTGATAGCCAACATCAATGCGATCCTTGTCTATAAAACGCAGTTGCGCTTCTCGTCGAGAAAAATAGACGACGCGGTTGTGGAGGACACGGAAAGCATGGACGTTTTCCGGCGGGAGAAACTCAGGGAGAGAAAGGTGCGGCTTTCGCTCAATACCCGGATCGTTTTGCTCGCAACACTGATTCTGACAACCGCTGGCGCGCTGGGCATCTTTCTGCTTGAAGCGGACGCCGCCTTGCGGGGCATGAGTCCGGCGGAACAGTTGTTCACTTCCCTGTTTCACTCAGTGTCGGCGAGAACGGCCGGATTCAACACGGTCGATATCCGGGGGTTTTCGCTTCCCACGCTCTTTTTCCTTATTCTTCTCATGTGGATCGGCGCATCGCCGGGTTCGACCGGCGGCGGCATCAAGACAACGACGCTCGCTGTTGCCCTGCTCAACATTTTTGCCATCGTATCGGGCAGGAACAGGATCGAGATTTTCAGGAAGCAGATTGCGCCGTCGACGGTCGTAAAGGCTTTCAGCACGGTCATTCTCTCAATTTTTTACATTTCGTTCGCGGTATTCTTGCTTCTGATAACGGAAAATTTCGGGTTTCAGGATCTGGTTTTCGAGGTCGTTTCAGCGGTCGGCACCGTCGGCTTGTCCACGGGGATCACCTCCGGCCTTTCAGCGCCAGGGAAATGGGTCATCATCGTTTCGATGTTCGTGGGCAGGATCGGCATGCTTTCCGTGCTCATGGCTCTTATCAAACAGAAAAGCTACGGCCGTTATCTCTATACCGAAGAAAACGTCATGATCAACTGA
- a CDS encoding sigma-70 family RNA polymerase sigma factor — protein MRQLKISKQITNRESLSLDRYLQEIGKYELLTAEDEVKLTKAIKEGYDMPVDTPEYKRAKRALDKLIKGNLRFVVSVAKQYQNQGLTLGDLINEGNLGLIKAAKRFDETRGFKFISYAVWWIRQSILQALAEQSRIVRLPLNRVGTLNKISKAYSQLEQEYERDPNTKELANVLDMDSQDVADTLKIAGRHVSVDAPFAQGDDNRLLDVLQNDGQRPDHSLTRDSLTLEVERSLSVLAPREADVIRSYFGIGMENPLTLEEIGEKFKLTRERVRQIKEKAIRRLRQSAYSKILKEYIGS, from the coding sequence ATGAGGCAGTTAAAAATCAGTAAACAGATTACCAATCGCGAAAGCCTTTCTCTCGACCGTTATCTGCAGGAAATCGGAAAATACGAATTGTTGACGGCCGAAGACGAAGTAAAGCTCACCAAGGCGATCAAGGAAGGGTACGACATGCCTGTGGATACTCCCGAATATAAACGGGCCAAACGGGCGCTCGACAAGCTGATCAAGGGCAATCTCCGATTTGTCGTTTCGGTCGCCAAGCAGTACCAGAACCAGGGGCTGACGCTTGGCGATCTTATCAACGAGGGCAATCTCGGCCTGATCAAGGCGGCCAAACGCTTCGACGAGACAAGGGGTTTCAAGTTCATTTCCTACGCGGTCTGGTGGATACGCCAGTCCATTCTCCAGGCTCTTGCGGAGCAGTCAAGGATCGTTCGCCTTCCTCTCAACCGCGTCGGAACCCTCAACAAGATAAGCAAGGCATACAGCCAACTCGAACAGGAGTACGAAAGGGATCCCAATACCAAGGAACTCGCCAATGTGCTCGACATGGATTCCCAGGACGTCGCCGATACGCTGAAGATAGCCGGCCGGCACGTTTCCGTCGACGCACCGTTCGCCCAGGGCGATGACAACCGCCTGCTGGACGTATTGCAGAACGACGGGCAGCGGCCGGATCACAGCCTGACAAGGGACTCGCTTACCCTTGAGGTCGAGCGCTCTTTGTCCGTGCTCGCTCCCCGGGAGGCCGACGTCATCCGTTCCTACTTCGGTATCGGCATGGAAAATCCCCTCACGCTCGAGGAGATCGGCGAAAAATTCAAACTCACCCGTGAAAGAGTCCGTCAGATAAAGGAAAAAGCGATACGTCGGCTCAGGCAGTCGGCTTACAGTAAAATCCTGAAGGAATACATAGGCAGTTAA
- a CDS encoding valine--tRNA ligase — protein sequence MSDESTSATLEKTYNHHDVERRWGSAHWEPLGVFEAESSRVLDEKRESYTVLMPPPNVTGSLTLGHVLNHTLQDIFIRYSRMAGKEALWLPGTDHAGIATQTVVEKKLRKEGVSRHDLGRKEFLEHVWTWRNEYGGLILRQLRRLGISCDWRRNLFTMDEGASRAVRHAFVKLFRDGLIYRGKRIINWCPVSQTALSDEEVVMKPRRDKLVYVRYPIVKRPGEYITIATVRPETILADVAIAVNPADPRYRDLVGELAVVPVAGRHVPIVADDYVDIDFGTGALKITPAHDPNDYEVAKRHNLPVISVVGRDGRMTDGLGYAGMDRFEAREKIIADLEARGNLVKVEEYEHNVGYSERADVVVEPYLSEQWFVRMGPLAEKALQVVNDGSIRFHPAHWISTYRHWMENIQDWCISRQLWWGHRIPAWYDGEGKIWVAESYEEACHLAGTDKLVQDEDVLDTWFSSWLWPLTTLGWTGEEEENDDLRAFYPTDTLVTAPDIIFFWVARMIMAGLYFRGDIPFRDVYFTSIIRDMKGRKLSKSLGNSPDPLKVMDSYGTDALRFTIVHIAPLGQDVLFGEEKCEFGRNFATKIWNATRLVFMLRDRMFSGQPDFAEAYAGFDPVSIDLSDAQRWILGRYQVMLRSYHQAFAQFRMNDIARIVYEFFRGDYCDWYLETLKVELAAFDEEGDGAREALCLAVHVLEGVLKVLHPLMPFITEEIWHHVVPRDEEASIARCPMPLHDRRFTADGTDRFDAVRSIISEARSLRAVFGVPHDMKARLVLRVPDEASRGVFAVNSHIVASSTNCSVEVTGGDTSRPAHSASSVVDGNELFMPLEGLISFEKEIARLEKEISNIAVYVSRLEKKLANKGFVDNAPPEVVEKERAKLGEAREDHRKLRANLEVLEG from the coding sequence ATGAGTGACGAGTCAACAAGCGCAACTCTCGAAAAAACATACAACCATCATGATGTGGAGCGCCGCTGGGGCAGTGCGCATTGGGAGCCCCTGGGGGTTTTCGAGGCGGAAAGCTCGCGCGTTCTCGACGAAAAACGTGAGTCCTACACGGTGCTCATGCCGCCTCCCAATGTCACCGGGAGCCTCACGCTCGGCCATGTACTGAACCATACGCTTCAGGATATTTTCATCCGTTACAGCCGCATGGCGGGAAAGGAGGCTCTCTGGCTTCCGGGAACCGATCACGCCGGCATCGCAACCCAGACCGTCGTCGAGAAAAAGCTGCGCAAGGAAGGCGTTTCACGTCACGATCTGGGCAGGAAGGAGTTTCTCGAGCATGTATGGACATGGAGAAACGAGTACGGGGGACTCATTCTCCGCCAGCTTCGCCGTCTCGGCATTTCCTGCGACTGGCGGCGCAACCTTTTTACCATGGACGAAGGGGCTTCCAGGGCCGTCCGCCACGCCTTCGTCAAGCTGTTCCGCGACGGTCTCATCTACCGCGGCAAGCGTATCATCAACTGGTGTCCGGTGTCGCAGACGGCCCTTTCTGACGAAGAGGTCGTCATGAAACCTCGCCGGGACAAGCTTGTTTATGTCCGCTACCCGATCGTCAAACGACCGGGCGAATATATTACCATCGCGACGGTAAGGCCTGAAACCATTCTTGCCGACGTCGCCATTGCGGTCAATCCCGCCGATCCGAGATACAGGGACCTCGTCGGCGAACTCGCCGTCGTGCCGGTTGCGGGAAGGCACGTGCCGATAGTTGCCGACGACTACGTTGACATCGATTTCGGCACCGGCGCCCTGAAGATCACCCCGGCGCACGACCCCAATGACTACGAAGTGGCCAAAAGGCACAATCTGCCGGTGATCAGCGTCGTCGGCAGGGACGGCAGGATGACCGACGGTCTGGGCTATGCCGGCATGGATCGTTTCGAGGCGAGAGAAAAAATTATCGCCGATCTCGAGGCCCGGGGAAATCTCGTGAAAGTCGAGGAATACGAACACAACGTCGGCTACTCGGAGCGGGCTGATGTCGTGGTCGAACCCTACCTTTCCGAGCAGTGGTTCGTGAGAATGGGGCCGCTTGCCGAAAAGGCACTGCAGGTCGTCAACGACGGCAGCATACGGTTTCATCCCGCCCACTGGATCAGCACTTATCGCCACTGGATGGAAAATATCCAGGACTGGTGCATTTCCCGCCAGCTCTGGTGGGGGCACCGTATTCCGGCCTGGTACGACGGAGAAGGCAAGATCTGGGTGGCCGAATCCTACGAGGAAGCCTGCCATCTCGCGGGAACAGACAAGCTGGTTCAGGACGAGGACGTGCTCGATACCTGGTTTTCCTCCTGGCTCTGGCCGCTGACGACGCTCGGATGGACCGGAGAGGAAGAGGAGAACGACGATCTCCGTGCGTTTTACCCGACCGATACGCTGGTTACCGCTCCGGACATCATTTTCTTCTGGGTCGCCCGCATGATCATGGCGGGACTCTATTTTCGGGGCGACATTCCGTTCAGGGACGTCTATTTCACGAGTATCATCAGGGACATGAAAGGGCGGAAGCTCTCCAAGTCTCTCGGCAACTCTCCTGACCCGCTCAAGGTCATGGACAGCTACGGCACCGATGCGCTGCGCTTTACCATCGTGCATATAGCGCCCCTGGGCCAGGATGTGCTGTTCGGCGAGGAGAAATGCGAGTTCGGCAGGAACTTCGCCACCAAGATATGGAACGCCACGCGCCTGGTGTTCATGCTGCGCGACAGGATGTTTTCCGGCCAGCCGGACTTTGCGGAAGCCTACGCCGGGTTCGATCCGGTCAGTATCGATCTATCGGACGCGCAGCGATGGATTCTCGGCAGGTATCAGGTCATGCTTCGTTCCTATCATCAGGCCTTCGCCCAGTTCCGGATGAACGATATCGCGAGGATCGTCTACGAGTTTTTCCGGGGAGACTATTGCGACTGGTATCTCGAAACGCTGAAAGTCGAACTGGCCGCTTTCGACGAGGAAGGCGACGGCGCGCGTGAAGCGCTCTGTCTCGCGGTCCATGTTCTTGAAGGTGTGCTGAAAGTGCTCCATCCTCTGATGCCGTTCATCACCGAGGAGATCTGGCACCATGTCGTTCCGAGAGACGAAGAGGCAAGCATCGCCCGATGCCCGATGCCGCTCCACGACCGACGTTTCACGGCGGACGGAACCGATCGTTTCGATGCCGTGAGAAGCATTATCTCTGAGGCCCGGAGCCTGCGCGCGGTTTTCGGTGTGCCGCACGACATGAAGGCGCGTCTTGTCCTCCGCGTGCCGGACGAGGCGTCGAGAGGCGTTTTTGCGGTCAACAGCCATATCGTCGCGTCGTCGACGAATTGCTCCGTCGAGGTGACCGGCGGCGATACGTCGAGGCCGGCGCATTCGGCAAGTTCCGTTGTCGACGGCAATGAACTTTTTATGCCGCTCGAAGGGTTGATTTCGTTTGAGAAAGAGATTGCAAGGCTGGAAAAGGAAATAAGTAATATTGCGGTCTATGTTTCCAGGCTGGAAAAGAAACTCGCCAACAAGGGCTTTGTCGACAACGCTCCGCCTGAAGTCGTCGAGAAGGAGCGCGCCAAGCTCGGGGAAGCCAGGGAAGATCATCGTAAGCTGCGGGCCAATCTCGAGGTGCTCGAGGGGTGA
- the clpP gene encoding ATP-dependent Clp endopeptidase proteolytic subunit ClpP produces MANINFGFEHHARNMYSGAIEKGIENSLVPMVIESSGRGERAFDIFSRLLRERIIFLGTPIDDHVASLLMAQLLFLESEDPERDIYIYINSPGGSVSAGLGVYDTIQYIRSEVATVCVGLAASMGAFLLACGAKGKRASLPHSRIMIHQPSGGVQGQETDILIQAREIEKIRKLLEEILASHTGQSVEKIREDSERDRWMNASEAKEYGIIDQIFERRPATRKED; encoded by the coding sequence ATGGCGAACATCAATTTCGGTTTTGAACATCATGCCCGGAACATGTATTCCGGCGCAATAGAAAAAGGCATAGAGAATTCGCTCGTTCCCATGGTCATCGAGTCGTCGGGCCGCGGGGAAAGGGCTTTCGACATTTTTTCGCGTCTGTTGAGGGAGCGTATCATTTTTCTCGGAACGCCCATCGACGATCATGTGGCGAGCCTTCTCATGGCGCAGTTGCTGTTTCTCGAATCCGAGGACCCTGAACGCGATATCTACATCTACATCAATTCGCCGGGCGGGAGCGTTTCGGCCGGTCTCGGCGTCTACGATACCATTCAGTACATCCGTTCCGAAGTCGCTACGGTCTGCGTCGGTCTCGCGGCGAGCATGGGGGCGTTCCTGCTTGCGTGCGGAGCGAAAGGCAAGCGGGCTTCGCTGCCGCATTCGCGCATCATGATCCACCAGCCCTCGGGAGGGGTTCAGGGTCAGGAAACCGATATTCTCATCCAGGCTCGCGAGATCGAGAAGATCCGCAAGCTCCTCGAGGAAATCCTCGCTTCCCACACCGGTCAGAGCGTCGAGAAAATCAGGGAGGATTCCGAGAGAGACCGCTGGATGAACGCTTCCGAAGCGAAAGAATACGGAATCATCGACCAGATTTTCGAACGCCGTCCGGCTACCCGCAAGGAAGATTAA
- the thyX gene encoding FAD-dependent thymidylate synthase: MNVRLISLTNPLVEVQGQKPDPEGLIAYCARVSSPRQDNLDYEKLLAYCIRNRHWSIFEMVDMTVEIVTSRAISPQILRHRSFVFQEFSQRYAKVQGFENYLPRRQDTGNRQNSISDLDEETVSWFAAAQDELRELSERKYDEALERGIARECARMLLPLNTQTKLYMKGSVRSWIHYIEVRTDASTQKEHRDIANAVKTVFIENFPVTSLALGWSQAAK; the protein is encoded by the coding sequence ATGAATGTACGCCTCATCTCCCTGACCAATCCGCTTGTCGAGGTTCAAGGCCAAAAACCCGATCCTGAAGGCCTGATCGCCTATTGCGCAAGAGTTTCAAGTCCGCGCCAGGATAATCTCGATTACGAAAAACTGCTGGCCTACTGCATCAGGAACCGCCACTGGAGCATCTTTGAAATGGTGGACATGACCGTGGAAATTGTCACCTCACGGGCAATCTCACCGCAGATCCTGAGGCATCGGAGCTTCGTTTTCCAGGAATTTTCGCAGCGTTATGCAAAAGTCCAGGGTTTTGAAAACTACCTGCCCAGAAGACAGGATACCGGCAACCGTCAGAATTCGATAAGCGATCTCGACGAGGAAACCGTCTCATGGTTCGCCGCAGCGCAGGATGAGCTCAGGGAGCTGTCGGAAAGGAAATACGATGAGGCGCTGGAACGGGGGATAGCCAGGGAATGCGCGAGGATGCTCCTGCCTCTCAACACGCAGACGAAACTGTACATGAAAGGGTCCGTCAGGAGCTGGATTCACTACATCGAGGTCAGGACCGACGCGTCGACTCAGAAGGAACACCGTGATATCGCCAACGCGGTGAAAACCGTTTTCATCGAAAATTTTCCCGTAACGTCCCTTGCCCTGGGCTGGTCTCAGGCAGCGAAATGA